One segment of Solanum stenotomum isolate F172 chromosome 1, ASM1918654v1, whole genome shotgun sequence DNA contains the following:
- the LOC125852093 gene encoding diphthamide biosynthesis protein 3-like has protein sequence MSYDDVEIEDMEWNDELQSYTYPCPCGDLFQITKEELKIGEEIARCPSCSLYITVIYNLEDFLGDSKKHVEPSKQQPVAVA, from the coding sequence ATGTCTTACGACGACGTAGAGATTGAGGACATGGAGTGGAACGATGAGCTCCAATCTTACACATATCCTTGTCCGTGCGGTGACTTGTTCCAAATCACAAAGGAAGAGCTGAAAATAGGGGAAGAGATCGCTCGATGCCCTAGTTGTTCCCTTTATATCACCGTTATATATAATCTCGAAGATTTCCTCGGAGATTCCAAGAAACACGTCGAGCCCTCGAAACAACAGCCAGTTGCTGTCGCTTGA